The Streptomyces sp. NBC_00670 genome window below encodes:
- the murC gene encoding UDP-N-acetylmuramate--L-alanine ligase, producing the protein MAPGLPPAMDRPHFIGIGGAGMSGIAKILAQRGAKVAGSDAKDSPTADALRALGVTVHLGHAAEHLADDASCVVVSSAIRADNPELARAAERGIPVVHRSDALARLMDGLRPIAVAGTHGKTTTTSMLAVSLTELGRRPSYAIGGDLDAPGSNALHGEGEVFVAEADESDRSFHKYAPEVAIVLNVELDHHANYASMDEIYESFETFAGRIVPGGTLVVSADHEGARELTRRLAGSVRTVTYGEAADADVRVLSVVPHGLTSEVTIDLDGAPLTFTVSVPGRHYAHNAVAALVAGRALGIPAAELAPALAAYRGVKRRLQLKGEAAGVQVVDSYAHHPTEMTADLEAMRAGTDGRILVVFQPHLFSRTQELGKEMGQALALADASLVLDIYPAREDPIPGVTSELILDAARAAGAGVRAVHGMDGVPEAVAGMAEPGDLVLTMGAGDVTDLGPRILERLAQR; encoded by the coding sequence ATGGCACCCGGCCTTCCCCCCGCCATGGACCGACCGCACTTCATCGGCATCGGCGGCGCCGGAATGTCGGGCATCGCCAAGATCCTCGCCCAGCGCGGCGCGAAGGTCGCCGGCAGCGACGCCAAGGACTCGCCGACGGCGGACGCGCTGCGCGCGCTCGGCGTCACCGTGCACCTCGGCCACGCCGCCGAGCACCTCGCCGACGACGCGAGCTGCGTCGTCGTCTCCTCCGCGATCCGCGCCGACAACCCCGAGCTCGCCCGCGCGGCCGAGCGCGGCATCCCGGTCGTCCACCGTTCGGACGCACTCGCCCGGCTGATGGACGGGCTGCGTCCGATCGCCGTCGCCGGGACGCACGGCAAGACGACCACCACCTCCATGCTCGCCGTCTCGCTCACCGAGCTGGGCCGCCGGCCCTCGTACGCGATCGGCGGCGACCTGGACGCCCCCGGCTCCAACGCCCTGCACGGCGAGGGCGAGGTCTTCGTCGCCGAGGCCGACGAGAGCGACCGCAGCTTCCACAAGTACGCCCCCGAGGTCGCGATCGTCCTCAACGTCGAACTCGACCACCACGCCAACTACGCCTCCATGGACGAGATTTACGAGTCCTTCGAGACGTTCGCCGGACGGATCGTGCCCGGCGGCACCCTCGTCGTCAGCGCCGACCACGAGGGCGCCCGCGAGCTGACCCGACGGCTGGCCGGGTCCGTGCGGACGGTGACGTACGGGGAGGCGGCGGACGCCGACGTGCGCGTGCTGTCCGTCGTGCCGCACGGGCTGACCAGCGAGGTCACGATCGACCTGGACGGCGCCCCGCTCACCTTCACGGTCTCCGTCCCCGGCCGGCACTACGCGCACAACGCGGTCGCCGCACTCGTGGCCGGCCGGGCGCTCGGCATCCCGGCCGCCGAGCTGGCCCCCGCGCTCGCCGCCTACCGGGGTGTCAAGCGGCGCCTCCAGCTCAAGGGCGAGGCGGCCGGTGTCCAGGTCGTCGACTCCTACGCGCACCACCCCACCGAGATGACCGCCGACCTGGAGGCCATGCGCGCCGGGACCGACGGCCGCATCCTGGTCGTCTTCCAGCCGCACCTGTTCTCCCGCACGCAGGAGCTGGGCAAGGAGATGGGGCAGGCGCTCGCCCTCGCGGACGCCTCCCTCGTCCTCGACATCTATCCCGCGCGCGAGGACCCGATCCCCGGCGTCACCAGCGAGCTGATCCTCGACGCGGCCCGGGCCGCCGGCGCCGGCGTACGGGCCGTGCACGGCATGGACGGGGTGCCCGAGGCCGTCGCGGGAATGGCGGAGCCCGGTGATCTCGTTCTCACCATGGGCGCGGGAGACGTGACCGATCTCGGTCCGCGGATCCTGGAGCGCCTGGCGCAGCGGTAG
- the msrB gene encoding peptide-methionine (R)-S-oxide reductase MsrB, with protein MAYDVDKPDEQWRAELNQAEYAVLRQAATEPAFTGEYTDTKTKGVYSCRACGAELFTSGTKFESHCGWPSFYDPKDTDAVELIQDRSHGMVRTEVRCARCGSHLGHVFEGEGYATPTDQRYCINSISLRLTPDES; from the coding sequence GTGGCGTACGACGTCGACAAGCCGGACGAGCAGTGGCGCGCGGAGCTGAACCAGGCGGAGTACGCGGTGCTGCGCCAGGCCGCCACGGAGCCGGCGTTCACCGGTGAGTACACCGACACCAAGACCAAGGGCGTGTACTCCTGTCGCGCCTGTGGTGCCGAGCTGTTCACCTCCGGCACCAAGTTCGAGTCCCACTGCGGGTGGCCGTCCTTCTACGACCCGAAGGACACGGACGCGGTGGAGCTGATCCAGGACCGCTCCCACGGGATGGTCCGCACCGAGGTGCGCTGCGCCCGTTGCGGCTCCCACCTCGGGCACGTGTTCGAGGGTGAGGGGTATGCGACCCCCACGGATCAGCGGTACTGCATCAACAGCATCTCGCTGCGGCTGACGCCCGACGAGAGCTGA